A segment of the Gossypium hirsutum isolate 1008001.06 chromosome D10, Gossypium_hirsutum_v2.1, whole genome shotgun sequence genome:
CAGAGGTGAAGTTCCAGAGATGAACTTTGACGTAGATGTGCAGGAAACTGGAGTTGCCAATATTGGAGATGGTGACCAAATGGATATCCCATCCAATCACACGGATTCTGTCCAATCAAGTTCTATTGAGAACCAAAATTACGAAATTGAAAGTGAACCAGAATATTACATGGATGCACTGAACACAATAGAATCAGAATCTGAAAATGATATAGGGTGCCAGTGCCATACAAAACGAAAAGTGGAACAGTGGTCTGAAAAAGTTGTTGAATGCCAAACAAAATGCGAAGTGGAGCAGAATGATGGTGCTAGCCGTGTTAACGATAAGAACAGAGAAGATGGGATACTGGCGGTTGCAGATGATAATTCAGACCATCATCAATCTATAATTGAATCCTCTGCCTCATCCAATATCATTTCAAGCAATGAGATCTCCATGAGTTTACCTGATCCAGTTCCCACAGCGAATTTTGCCAGTGAGCAGATGTTGCAAATCTTAGGGAAATCTTCTGATCCTGACAATTTATCCCATTCTGGTTTATACATGAGTgatgaaattcatgaaaattcacAAGTGGAATCTGTCATCAGTAATCCATTTGAATCCTCTGCCTCATCCAATATCATTTTAAGCGATGAGATCTCCACGAGTTTACCTGATCCAGTTTCCTCGCAGAATTTTGCCAGTGAACATATGTTGCAAATCTCAGGGAAATCTTCTGATACTGACAATTTACCCTGTACTGATTTATACATGAGtgatgaaattcaaaaaaattcacaAGGGGAATCTGTCATCAATGATCCATTTGAATCCTCTGCCTCATCCAATATCATTGCAAGCAATGGGATCTCCACAAGTTTACCTGATCCAATTTCCTCACAGAATTTTGCCAGTGAGCAGATGCTGCAAATCTCAGGGAAATCTTCTGATCCTGACAATTTTCCCTATACTGATTTATACATGAGTGGtgaaattcataaaaattcacaAGTGGAATCTGTCATTAGTGATCCATTTGAATCCTCTGCCTCATCCAATATCATTTCAAGCAATGGGATCTCCACGAGTTTACCTGATCCAGTTTCCTCACAGAATTTTGCCAGTGAACATATGTTGCAAATCTCAGGGAAATCTTCTGATACTGACAATTTACCCTGTACTGATTTATACATGAGtgatgaaattcaaaaaaattcacaAGTGGAATCTGTCAGCAATGATCCATTTGAATCCTTTGCCTCATCCAATATCATTGCAAGCAATGGGATCTCCACAAGTTTACCTGATCCAATTTCCTCACAGAATTTTGCCAGTGAGCAGATGCTGCAAATCTCAGGGAAATCTTCTGATCCTGACAATTTTCCCTATACTGATTTATGCACAAGtgatgaaattcataaaatttcacaAGTGGAATCTGTCATCAGTCATCCATCATCATCCTCTGGCTCTTCAGTTTCTAATCCAGCTAGTGATAGAATCATAAACAGTGTGAGGGACTCTCAAAACTCCCATAGAGAATTTTGTGGTGTGAATTCAGTAGGGTTCTGGACAAATGGTGGTCTTTTGGGACTTCAGCCATCAAAACCTCCTGATTTTACTGTATCAACTACAGGGCAGGGCTCTGCAGCCAAAACTAGTGAGGCATTTGGTCCTCAAAATCTAACTGTTGTGGCTTTGCACGATGGACCCAAAGGAAATTCAAGAAAAGCTGTTGAGAATGCAGAAAGTACTGAGAAGGTTCCTGGTTCATGTAGTGAGAAAACTTCCCTTCCGATTGCTGATTTAGATGCTAACCTTGAAAAACCTGATACTTCTCATCGTAATAGTAGTCTTGATAATTTTAATGGTGTTGGCTTGAGCTTAAACTCTTCATTCTCACACGGAAACAAGCACCCAGTCAATCCTAATGTTAGAGCTGCATCTATCGAATCTGATGAGGAGAATGATGACAACTCATCTAGTATGTTTGGACTTGGTCATAAGTTACATGTAAATGGTTTTCACAGAAAAGTGTCGATTAACCATGACGTTGAATCTGAACCAGCCACTTCTACTAAAACTGGGGTGTCTGAGCAGAGGAATGGGCAACAGAGCACCTCAAATCAGGAAATTCCTTGGACAACCTTCAGTCAGCAGAATGGAAATGGATCTCCTGTAAATTCGCTTACTTCTTCTCCACCACTTGAACATATGAAAATATCTTTCAACCCCATAGATGGATTTGAGACTTCTAAACTCAGATTGCAATTTCCTGATGCGAACCATTATCAGGAAAGCGTTAGGGATATGTTTCCTGCTTTCCAATTGGTCCCAGTGCCTGCCATTCCCGTGCATGATGTTGCTTCAGACTCTGATGATGACACTTTCTGCAGATCAGGCCCTTACATGTCAGATGATTGTCTTAGTCATTGCTCTGAGTCAAATTCTGAGCAATGGGAATCTGGAGAAACCCCTGAAAGCAAGGACCCTGAGCTGTATGATGCATTAAGCAGATTGTCATCAATGGAATCTATTTCAAGCTCTTTACAAATTAGGGAAGCTGCCATCAATAGTATCCATGTTAATGGGGGAAACAAAAGTGTAGTTCATGGGAGTGGTGCAGAACCATCTCTATTTGTGTTGCCTGATCTCCCAAGTTTTGATACTATTAACCCTGTACTACAGGATGAAACCAAAAGCAAttccaataaaaaaaaacatCTAGAATTGAAAAATACGATGGACCTCACATCAGTACCTCCACCACATCCTCCTGCACAATGGCGGGTTTCAAAACCCTGCGTTGATGAGGCCGAAGAAAGACAACATGCATTATCAGAGTCACTCAGACATGAGCTTGATCTGAAACTTTTAGGATCTACCGTCTCTCAGAAGCCCAAATCACCCTCATTTAATCAACAACAAATAGATGATGCAATTGCATTAAAACCAGAAAAGAAGGTATTTTATCAGTGTTGTCAATTTTTTTGAGGAAATTGAAAATTATTGTGAAGTCGAAACTCCTTgtatataaatcatcaaaattgtGCATGCATTAGGTGGACGAAGAGAAGTTGAATAGGCAGAAAGAGGCAAACCAGCAGATTAGTGGCCAAGGGGTGGATGAGAAGGAAGAATTCTTGCATCAGATCAGAAGTAAAGTAAGTAGTCATTCCTTTACTTTGGATATACTTTTGTAGATGAGAATTTTTAGTTCTTTGAAGAAACAATTTCTTTGATCAAATTCCAGAAAGGAATAGGAATATAAGCAGAAAATAGCTATGTAAATACTTCTAAAATATTGTCATAGTTTCATGGTTTACATTATAAAAagatatcaaatttaaaataatgatttcatCTGCCATTGCGATTGTTTTGAGATATAAGAGCTTCCCTCTACTATTCCTCTCTTTCTCCTatagaaaggagaaaagaaaaataagtgcCTTTGGCATGGGAACAAGCTAAACTGCCGGAGTCCATTGGTGTTGTTTTGAGCATATTTTGTGTTTCTTCTTTGTTTGTGAATATCTTGATACTGCTATGATATCTTCATGCTAGCAGTTGGATTTTGTTTAACTGTTTTGAATTAGGGGAATCCATATATAAATGTGCAGTGTCATGTATCAAGCATAATACTGGCTGTTGCAAAAAATTGGAGTACAATTCATTCACTTGCTTTGTATTCTTTGTTATTTCAGTCTCTTAACCTAAGACCCACGGTCACTGCAAAACCATCTGGTACTTCTGGTGTCCCCACCAATGTCTCAGTCATCACGATTTTGCAGAAAGCAAATGCAATCCGTCAGGTTTCCAATTTTCCTCTTTCACCATTTCTTTCCATTTGTTTTATTATGAATTGAAGCATTAAATTAACTATTAGGAAACTTGTTCAGGCTGTTGGGAGTGATGACGGTGAAGATGATGATAACTGGAGCGACAATTAATTATTTTGGAACATGGATGCATAAGATAATTGCAAGTAAATCCTGCCAGTCTCCATTGAGTATTTTTCACAATTGGGTGAGTCTTTTTGACATGTGTATAATCCTTGTTTCTTCTTGTAATTAGTTAGTGGCACTCATCTTGTACCTTGTAGCAATCGTTTGCATTCATTTTTTGAATGTTTAATGTTTCGAACAGGTATTTAAGGATTTTAGTATCCAGTCTATAACATATTTTGTCCATTACTTTTCATTTGTTTCAATACACCCATCATTATCATTTACATTTTTTTGTCCATTACTTTTCTTGCAATTGTTATGTTCTTCGGTTGACATGTCTAAGAAAAGCATCTAATTTTGGCCATCAAATAGAAGGAAACGGCAGAGCCTATCATCGTCTTTAGAACAAGGATCTTGCCAGTTTATGCAGGAAATAAATAATTATTGCAATTGCCTGTCTGTCTTGCTTGAAAGTGTTATCTTAAAGGCAGTTTTCAACGGCTGCAAAAACAGAGCAGTGCCTGCTAATTGCTTGGGTTTGAATCACTGCTTTCTTTGTGTTTGGCATTGAAATGTTCAAtgtcttatttttttaatctaaaatttttagtgttcttgttttattgttaatcttCACAAACTAGACCAATAAAGTCTCTTGGAATCTTTCAAGATAAAGGAAAATGATTAGAATATTGGGTTTTCTTCTTGCCTTTGGTTAATCTGTCATATGGTACTTCATATATGTTTTAATATGCCATTTAATAtgcctttttttcttcttttctctaccGAGAATAAAGGGATAAGATCCACCGgcatcaaatataaataaataaagagttGACGAAAATTGAGGCCAACCTTCCTATGTTAAAAGCTAAAATAGTTTTTGCTGCAACAGGTATGGAGCTCTCCATATCTGTCTTTGAATTAAAGCCTCTTTTTGTTCGAGCCATTGCCATGGGTGGACAAAGTTGAGATATTGGTTCAACCAGGTTTGGCTTTGGTTACTATGTGTTAACAAATGTATAAATTTCTCACAAACAAAAGATTGAAAAACAACATGCATCCATCTAGATTCTAGATCAGGTTTATcaactttgttttattatattaagtcTATGGTTTTTGCTTTTGTCTAAACAAAAGCTCCCAAACTACCCAGAAGTAGCGCTGATTGGtaaagggaagaaaaaaaaaattaaaaagaatttacTTTTAAATAAAGCAATAAAGTAAAGAGTAGACTAGAGACTTTCTTAATTGATTCACTTTTATTAAAGCAACTTGATATAATCAAGAACCAAAATAACAAGCAACATGGTACTAAATCTTTAATTTCATctccataaatatatatatcttatacAACCTGATTAAGGAGGTCGGTCACTCTTTTATCTTTTGAATAAAATGGTTTCAAATCCACAAATTTTCATCTTAGCCCTACAATTTTCTTTGCCGTCACAAGGAAGTCACTAGGAAATGATTTATTGTtgcataaaaatgtcaaaagaaaCATAGAAGAAACCATAAGTTATTCTTTCCACTTTATGGGTGTTTTCCCCTAGAAATTTCTTTAGTAAGATAAAAGaagtgaaaagaaaaacaatGAGCTTAATAGATGGGTGTCCCTATaaagatgtatatatatttctttaaatctttttgaataattaataaAAAGAGAGACTTCCAAAGCATTGAAAAGAAGAAGTACATCTTTCTTTTTCCAACTAAAATAAACGAAAATGCTTATTTGTCTACATTATATAATTGGAAAAAGTGTGGAAATTATGAGGCAACTTTTgcattaatttaataagattcctttattaataaataaaaggaatAGATTAAGCCCATATCAAAACTACTTTTCCcttggaaaaagaaaatatttgcaACAAATTTATCATCAACGTCCATTGCAGCCTGCAAAAAGATGCAGCATGCGATGCATGTTTAAGCCAAAAAACCAGTTTTGCAATTGAATACATGATTATCTATATCCAACTTTATAGATTATTAATAATGTTTCGATGTTGTTAGTAAAAATGACAATTCTAAAATCTTAAGGGTTTAAGTTCGAGTGTCGtgacaaataataaaaatacaccCTTACCAAACCTCACAGTAGCTCCTagtgagaaaagaaaaaggatatTTCTTGAGAAGACCCAAGTGCTTATgctttattttttacttttataagaAAAAGAAACCATTGATCAGCATGTACCCATCATTTCATGCATCTAGTAGTGGAATTCACTAGAAACCATTGATCAGCATGTACCCATCATTTCATGCATCTAGTAGTGGAATTCACTCTTTTCTTTTACCTTTTGGAAAAAAGAAATCTCTTTTTCTTAGATTTATTATAATCttacaaaagaaaacaaagaaaagtaaaattctAGATTTTCAAACCCTAACTCAGAAAGCTTAAGCTTTTTTATCATatctatattttatatgtatatttccATTAGAACCAAAACTTTATCTCTTTATGCTCTAATTCTCCACcacttttgacatttttgttaGCAAACCTACCAAGGATTAGGACCCATATTTTGAACAATCTCTTtattccccccccccccaacccccattttttattttttatcttgaaTATTTGATTACGTGGAGTAATGATGTGGACAAAAAGCTGATCATCATCTTTTCCACGCCACCTACTTTGTTCTTGTCCTTGACGGGTACTTCCTTCACATggtcctttctttttccttttcaattccTAGCACTTTTCCCACTTTTTCCTCGTCATATATTTATACAAACCACTCTGGAAAACACCCTTTCACCCCAACCCCAAGAAACTACTCTCCTTTCTCTAAATGGTTATGGCTGGCCAAGAAGCTGAGGGTCAAGGAATCAAGCTATTTGGGAAAACAATTACGTTGCATGGAAGACAAGTAGTAAAAGAAGAGCAAAACAAAGAAgataatcatcatcatcatccaacGGTTTCCAAGAGGCCAGATAAGATCATACCATGCCCTAGATGCAAGAGCATGGAGACTAAATTTTGTTACTTCAATAACTACAACGTTAACCAGCCCAGACATTTCTGTAAAGGTTGTCAGAGGTATTGGACGGCAGGTGGGGCACTTAGGAACGTTCCGGTTGGGGCTGGTCGTCGGAAAGTTAAGCCACAGGGTCGTGATCTTGGTGGGCTCTCGGAAGGGTGTTTGTATGATGATGGGTCTAGTGGGCTGGTACAACAGTTTGAGTTGGAAGGGATTGTGTTAGATGAGTGGCATGTAGCTGCATCGAATGGTGGTTTCCGGCAAGTGTTTCCGATGAAACGGAGGCGGATAAGTTGCTCAGGTGGTCAACTTTATTGATCTTAAATAGTAGAATTTCATAATTATTGCTTTaggttttcatttcatttttgttttgccTGCGAAAGTTTCAacaatgattaaaatattgtatGGATTGTAGACTAATGTAAATATACAGCTGGCCTTTGATTAATTAGTATTCTAATATCAATTATATCGT
Coding sequences within it:
- the LOC107913150 gene encoding protein SCAR1 isoform X2, which gives rise to MFLGSQWHPRMLNEKNHFISNDLPRFIMDSYEVCRDPPPLHLLDKFDAGGPGSCLKRYSDPTYFKKASGISIEEDAEKDPRNRKTRKSKKRRSSHRSSKLSRGASLLNHSGRMQFTSPVDDGRISSSQTASTVDMALKSEVGEHSSSFDSRTGSGYNESVSELGSSMLPEEHEPKELSSRLMHETDTLGSDFPVQQTRVIDDNFSVSSSQEQISPSPSYLTWDEKAEIVESKAGNWDRGEVPEMNFDVDVQETGVANIGDGDQMDIPSNHTDSVQSSSIENQNYEIESEPEYYMDALNTIESESENDIGCQCHTKRKVEQWSEKVVECQTKCEVEQNDGASRVNDKNREDGILAVADDNSDHHQSIIESSASSNIISSNEISMSLPDPVPTANFASEQMLQILGKSSDPDNLSHSGLYMSDEIHENSQVESVISNPFESSASSNIILSDEISTSLPDPVSSQNFASEHMLQISGKSSDTDNLPCTDLYMSDEIQKNSQGESVINDPFESSASSNIIASNGISTSLPDPISSQNFASEQMLQISGKSSDPDNFPYTDLYMSGEIHKNSQVESVISDPFESSASSNIISSNGISTSLPDPVSSQNFASEHMLQISGKSSDTDNLPCTDLYMSDEIQKNSQVESVSNDPFESFASSNIIASNGISTSLPDPISSQNFASEQMLQISGKSSDPDNFPYTDLCTSDEIHKISQVESVISHPSSSSGSSVSNPASDRIINSVRDSQNSHREFCGVNSVGFWTNGGLLGLQPSKPPDFTVSTTGQGSAAKTSEAFGPQNLTVVALHDGPKGNSRKAVENAESTEKVPGSCSEKTSLPIADLDANLEKPDTSHRNSSLDNFNGVGLSLNSSFSHGNKHPVNPNVRAASIESDEENDDNSSSMFGLGHKLHVNGFHRKVSINHDVESEPATSTKTGVSEQRNGQQSTSNQEIPWTTFSQQNGNGSPVNSLTSSPPLEHMKISFNPIDGFETSKLRLQFPDANHYQESVRDMFPAFQLVPVPAIPVHDVASDSDDDTFCRSGPYMSDDCLSHCSESNSEQWESGETPESKDPELYDALSRLSSMESISSSLQIREAAINSIHVNGGNKSVVHGSGAEPSLFVLPDLPSFDTINPVLQDETKSNSNKKKHLELKNTMDLTSVPPPHPPAQWRVSKPCVDEAEERQHALSESLRHELDLKLLGSTVSQKPKSPSFNQQQIDDAIALKPEKKVDEEKLNRQKEANQQISGQGVDEKEEFLHQIRSKSLNLRPTVTAKPSGTSGVPTNVSVITILQKANAIRQAVGSDDGEDDDNWSDN
- the LOC107913149 gene encoding dof zinc finger protein DOF1.5 produces the protein MVMAGQEAEGQGIKLFGKTITLHGRQVVKEEQNKEDNHHHHPTVSKRPDKIIPCPRCKSMETKFCYFNNYNVNQPRHFCKGCQRYWTAGGALRNVPVGAGRRKVKPQGRDLGGLSEGCLYDDGSSGLVQQFELEGIVLDEWHVAASNGGFRQVFPMKRRRISCSGGQLY
- the LOC107913150 gene encoding protein SCAR1 isoform X1 translates to MPLVRAEVRNEYRLGKPELYKEAMREDPKAVLDGVVVAGLVGILRQLGDLAEFAAEVFHGLQEQVMSTASRSHKLTVRVQRIEAALPPLEKAVLSQTSHIHFAYTAGSQWHPRMLNEKNHFISNDLPRFIMDSYEVCRDPPPLHLLDKFDAGGPGSCLKRYSDPTYFKKASGISIEEDAEKDPRNRKTRKSKKRRSSHRSSKLSRGASLLNHSGRMQFTSPVDDGRISSSQTASTVDMALKSEVGEHSSSFDSRTGSGYNESVSELGSSMLPEEHEPKELSSRLMHETDTLGSDFPVQQTRVIDDNFSVSSSQEQISPSPSYLTWDEKAEIVESKAGNWDRGEVPEMNFDVDVQETGVANIGDGDQMDIPSNHTDSVQSSSIENQNYEIESEPEYYMDALNTIESESENDIGCQCHTKRKVEQWSEKVVECQTKCEVEQNDGASRVNDKNREDGILAVADDNSDHHQSIIESSASSNIISSNEISMSLPDPVPTANFASEQMLQILGKSSDPDNLSHSGLYMSDEIHENSQVESVISNPFESSASSNIILSDEISTSLPDPVSSQNFASEHMLQISGKSSDTDNLPCTDLYMSDEIQKNSQGESVINDPFESSASSNIIASNGISTSLPDPISSQNFASEQMLQISGKSSDPDNFPYTDLYMSGEIHKNSQVESVISDPFESSASSNIISSNGISTSLPDPVSSQNFASEHMLQISGKSSDTDNLPCTDLYMSDEIQKNSQVESVSNDPFESFASSNIIASNGISTSLPDPISSQNFASEQMLQISGKSSDPDNFPYTDLCTSDEIHKISQVESVISHPSSSSGSSVSNPASDRIINSVRDSQNSHREFCGVNSVGFWTNGGLLGLQPSKPPDFTVSTTGQGSAAKTSEAFGPQNLTVVALHDGPKGNSRKAVENAESTEKVPGSCSEKTSLPIADLDANLEKPDTSHRNSSLDNFNGVGLSLNSSFSHGNKHPVNPNVRAASIESDEENDDNSSSMFGLGHKLHVNGFHRKVSINHDVESEPATSTKTGVSEQRNGQQSTSNQEIPWTTFSQQNGNGSPVNSLTSSPPLEHMKISFNPIDGFETSKLRLQFPDANHYQESVRDMFPAFQLVPVPAIPVHDVASDSDDDTFCRSGPYMSDDCLSHCSESNSEQWESGETPESKDPELYDALSRLSSMESISSSLQIREAAINSIHVNGGNKSVVHGSGAEPSLFVLPDLPSFDTINPVLQDETKSNSNKKKHLELKNTMDLTSVPPPHPPAQWRVSKPCVDEAEERQHALSESLRHELDLKLLGSTVSQKPKSPSFNQQQIDDAIALKPEKKVDEEKLNRQKEANQQISGQGVDEKEEFLHQIRSKSLNLRPTVTAKPSGTSGVPTNVSVITILQKANAIRQAVGSDDGEDDDNWSDN